Within the Emticicia oligotrophica DSM 17448 genome, the region TTTACGAACTATGATTTTGATTTGTTTAGGTTCGACCCTATTTACCATTATTTCAATGAAACTTGGCTCCGACCCTTCCAGAATTGCAGCTAATATCGTAACTGGCATTGGTTTTGTCGGTGGAGGTATCATATTTCGTGATAATTCAAACGGACAAATTACGGGTATTACCACCGCAGCAGCAGCATGGGTAACTTCAGCCTTGGGAATGTGCGTAGGTTTTGGTGATGGACTTTATGAAACGGGGTTCGTTTCAATGATTTTTGTTGTATGTGCGTTATACTTACTAGTTCCGTTTCAACAAGTAATCAAGCATAAAAACTCTATCAGAACTTACAGAATTGTGTGTAAATTCAAGAGTAAATCCTTGAAGCATTATGAAGATAAGTTTGAACAGTTTGGCTTAACTGCCGAACGTGGGAAACAAAGTAAAAACGATGAAACCATAAGTGGAGTTTGGATTGTGAAGGGTCCTGAAAAAAACCATGAAAAAGCCATTAAACACTTAATGAACGACCCTGAAATTGTAGAATTTGATTTCTAATTCCAACCTTTCTTTCTTCATTAGAATCATTTTAAAAATAGACTATGATTGAAAATTAATAAAAATAATATGAAAGCCTTAATTGTATCTTTTCTTTTATTGGCACTAAGTGCTTGTGCAATAACAAATGAAAACCTTGAGCCACAGAACGATTCATTTAGTAAAATAAATGGCCAATGGAAGTATAAAAAAACAGGTGTTGGCTACCCAGTAGTCAATGGTCCAACTGAAATAATCAATGAGAAAATTGAAATCCTTACTTTTGATTCGGTCAATAAGACCTTCACAAGGAGTATTAATGGACAAGTCACAGAAACTACTTCTTTTGATATACAAAAAGTAAACTATGTAGGAATTGAACCAAGAGAAGCAATTATTTTTCAGAAAAGCGAAACTTATTCATTTCTAACTTTTGATGATGCCAATTCTTGTATTATTCTTTACGAAAAAACGCCAGTTGGAGTAGTTTTAGCCGATGGCAATAGTTATTATTATCAGAAAGTGAAATAGAATTTTATAATTTGAGGCATATTTAATAACTTGCATACAGAATCAAAAAATACAATATATCATGGCAAATCATTCAAATCCAAGTCGCCTTTCTGATGGAGTTATGGTTCTTATGTACTTATTAATCTTGACGGTTCTTTGGTTTTTTGGCGACCTATTCACATTCATCGTTGGTTTACTTGTTATCTCTGGCGTTTTTGCTAGTGGCTATAACAATAACCCTGCAAACCACGAGCATCACTAAGATTAAGATATTTCAAAATCTTCGAGGGCACATTCGTTTTTTAACGGATGTGCTTTTTTGTTAGGCCTTCATTTGGCTTTCTCGTGGAATAATGAAAGTCATGATGATATAAATCAAAATTGGTGTACCAATACCAAAAATTGTGAGAATTGCCCATAGAATTCTGATGAGGGCAGCATCTACACCAATATATTTTGCAATACCACCACAAACACCAAAGACCATTTTTTCGCTGCCTTCGGTTCTATATAGTTTCTTAACCATTATTTTTTTGTTTATATATCAAAAATAAAAACCATCTGTAGTAAAACAGATGGTTTTAGGATAAATATTTTTTAAAAATTATTCAACCAGTTAAAATCATACCGAAAAGCTTTCTCCACAACCACAAGTACGAGTTGCATTTGGATTTTTAAACTGGAATCCCTTACCATTCAACCCATCAGAGAAGTCAAGTTCTGTACCAATCAGATATAGAAGGCTTTTTTTATCAACAAAGACTTTTATGCCATTATCTTCAAAAACGTGGTCAGTCGGACGTTGTTCTCCATCAAACTGCAAATCATACATCAAACCTGAGCAACCACCACCTTCAACTGCCACCCTAATTCCGTGATTTTCAGTAATACCTTCTTTAGATTTTAGTTCAATGATTTTATTTTTTGCTATTTCTGTTACAGTTATCATAATTTTAATTCAATCTATCTATGCGTATAATGGTTACGAAGGCAACAATATTTTGCTTCTTTTCAATAGCTAAACGATTATTATTTCCCAAAAGTTTCATGGTCATTTCAATAAGCAAACTAAATATTTCAGAAGAAATTTTTCGGAAGAACGGTTTTCGAGAAAACTCAGAAACTTAGCTTAAGCATATACGTTAAACATTTACCCAAGCCAGAATACATTTAAAAATACCTAAACGATGACTTTATTTTATTTATCAAAAGCAAGAAATCAAACCCGAAAAGATACTTATTTAAGTTTTTTGTCTATTTTTTTATTGCACGAATCTATTCTAAGCTGGCTGGCATGTTTTTTTAACTTACCTTTGTCAAGTTTTCCATTCTACCAAGCACAACATGGGTTCAAGGCAAAATTTATTCTCTCCCAAAATTGATAAGTGGCTGATTAACTTCAAAGATGGATTCGATTTCGTAGTGTTGTTTTTTAAAGAAACTTTCAGTCGAGATTTCGAATTCAAGGAGTTTATCAATCAATGTTACCGAATCGGCAATAGTTCTCTTTTGCTTATTTCTCTAACAGGCTTCGTGACTGGCTTCGTATTTACTAAGCAGTCTCGTCCTTCACTCGAATCTTTTGGAGCTACTTCTTGGTTACCATCATTAGTTACGATTGCTATCATTCGAGCTCTAGCCCCACTCGTTACCTCATTGATTTGTGCAGGCAAAGTAGGTTCAAGTATAGGGGCCGAATTAGGTTCTATGAAAGTTACCGAGCAAATTGATGCCATGGAAGTCTCGGCCGTAAATCCTATTAGATTTTTAGTAGTAACCAGAGTTTTAGCTTCAACCGTTACGATTCCACTCCTATCGTTTTATTGTGCATTGATGTCAATGACGGGAGCTTTTCTAAACGTAACCACCAACGAAGACACGAATTTATCGGCTTTTCTTGAACAAGCTTTTAATAATATTGTATTTCTCGACTTCTGGACCGCCATCATCAAAGCAGTTTCTTATGGTTTTACTATTGGCATCGTTGGCTGCTATAAAGGCTATAACGCCACAAATGGTACTTTGGGTGTTGGAAAAGCAGCCAATGCTTCGGTGGTTATGTCGATGTTTTTGATATTTATTGAAGAGGTTTTCATTGTTCAAGTAACCAATTGGTTTAGATAATTAGTTTGCGATTAACCCATAACAATTAACAAATAGCCCATTCTCAGCTTACTAATTATGAATAAGGTTATAGAAATAGAGCATTTATATAAATCATTCGGCGATAGAGATATTCTGATTGATGCCACCATCGACCTTTATCAAGGAGAAAACTTGGTTGTTTTGGGGCGTTCGGGTACAGGGAAGTCAGTTTTAATAAAAATCATCGCTGGTTTACTTACAGCAGACCAAGGGAAAGTAAATGTTTTGGGTAGAGATGTCAATAAATTGAATATCAAACAGCTCAATGAGCTTCGCCTAAAAATTGGCTTTTCGTTTCAGAATAGTGCTTTGTATGATAGTATGACGGTACGAGAAAATTTGGAATTTCCTTTAGTGAGAAACATCAGAAATATGACTCGCTCCGAAATAGATAAATCGGTGCAAGAAGTACTAGAATCGGTGGGTTTATTACAAGCGATTGACCAAATGCCTTCGGAACTTTCGGGCGGGCAGAAAAAACGCATCGGGATTGCTCGCACACTTATCATGAATCCTGAAATTATGCTTTATGATGAACCAACGGCAGGTTTAGACCCCATTACATGTATTGAAATCAACCAACTTATCAATGAAGTAAAAGAAAATTATCATACAAGTTCAATTATCATCACCCATGACCTCACCTGTGCAAAAGCCGTTGGCGACCGAGTGGCGGTTTTGTTCGATGGTAATTTCAAGATTCAAGGTACTTTCGATGAAGTATTTAAGAATCAAGACCCAAGAATTAAAAGTTTTTACGATTACAATTTTATAGAGAATTAATAGCAAAGATATTTTATGGCAAACCCACAAGCTTCAGAGAAAACTTCCGCCAAAGTTGGGCTTTTTATTTTAATCGGTATCCTTATATTGGCAGCAGGAATTCTTACACTCGGCACCATGCGAAAAACTTTTATCACACGCATTGATGCCACGGCAACTTTTGAAAGTGTCAATGGTCTTACAAAGGGCAATAACGTTTGGTTTGCTGGGGTAAAAGTAGGCACAGTTCGAAGTATAACATTTACACCAGACTCTAAAGTTAAAGTAGATTTTAGTATTGAAGAAGAGTCACAGAAGTTTATCAAGCAAGATGCGATGGTACGCGTGAGTTCAGATGGACTGATTGGGAATCCGATTATTTTAATTTCTGGTGGTTCTGCCGATGCTCCAATGATTGACAAAGGACATCAATTTAAAGTAGAAAAAGAAGAATCTACCCAAGAAATGATGAAAACCTTGCAGGCAAACAACAAGAATATTCTTTCAATTACCGAAGATTTGAAACATTTAGTAGCTGATATTCGAGCAGGACAAGGTTCGATTGGTAAATTGATGAAAGATGAAGCCATGTATGCCAATCTAACCAAATCGTTGGCTACGGTAGAAGCAGCCACTCGTGAATTGAAACAAGGAGCCGAAGGTCTGGCTTCTCTTTCGACCAAACTCAATACACAGGGCAATTTGGTAAATTCTATTGCAACAGATAAAGAGATTTATCCTTCCATTAAACAAACCATTACTACCCTACAAGTAGCTTCTGATAATCTTAAGCAAACATCATTAGCAGCTAAACAGATGGTTGATAATTTAGAACAAACCTCTAAAACAATCAACAAAATGACCAGCAATACGACATCACCTGTTGGCGTACTTTTGCACGATGAAAAAACTGCTAATGATATTAAAGGAACCATTAGTAATTTGGAAAGTAGCAGTGAGAAACTCAATCAAAACTTAGAAGCACTCAAACATAATATTCTCTTTAGAAGATATTTTAAAAAGCAAGCCAAAGAGCAGGATGTGAAGAAATAGTAACAGCATATTCAGTATAAGACAAAGGCCTCACCCAAAGGTGAGGCTTTTGTCTTATAAATTATTATAGATTGCCTGCAGCAAATCTTGTAAAGTCTTCTTTCAAGGAATCGAAAATTGGCTCAAAAACCTGCATTTTATCTCGTAATTCTGTATCATCTTCCAGTTTACGGTGGGTATAAGCCACTGGATTTTGCTTCAAATTAGCCGTTATTTGGTCTTCACCGATATTAATGGCATGTTTTAGAGAATCAATTTCATTCTTTTGAATTACAAAACGATTTTGAAATTGCTCCACTTTAACTTTTATATCACTATCGGTATTTTTTGCACTTACCTCAGCCAAGCGATTCGACATAATTTTCAATTCATCTTCATAAAATGCCAATTTTTTATCCCATTCTTGATGGTCTTGGTGCAAGTCGGTAATATACTTTTGATTATCCATAGGTAAACTTATTGTGTTTTTGTTTACCCAAAATTCAAGCATTTTCTTGAACTCAATTATGACAATAGTCAAGTTTTGGCGTGTTAAAAATCAGTCAGAAATAAATTGATTTATGCCTAATGACTTTTATTGAACAACATTC harbors:
- a CDS encoding ABC transporter ATP-binding protein, encoding MNKVIEIEHLYKSFGDRDILIDATIDLYQGENLVVLGRSGTGKSVLIKIIAGLLTADQGKVNVLGRDVNKLNIKQLNELRLKIGFSFQNSALYDSMTVRENLEFPLVRNIRNMTRSEIDKSVQEVLESVGLLQAIDQMPSELSGGQKKRIGIARTLIMNPEIMLYDEPTAGLDPITCIEINQLINEVKENYHTSSIIITHDLTCAKAVGDRVAVLFDGNFKIQGTFDEVFKNQDPRIKSFYDYNFIEN
- a CDS encoding MgtC/SapB family protein, which produces MHFITEDIIKLVISAGTGAIIGLEREYHSKSAGLRTMILICLGSTLFTIISMKLGSDPSRIAANIVTGIGFVGGGIIFRDNSNGQITGITTAAAAWVTSALGMCVGFGDGLYETGFVSMIFVVCALYLLVPFQQVIKHKNSIRTYRIVCKFKSKSLKHYEDKFEQFGLTAERGKQSKNDETISGVWIVKGPEKNHEKAIKHLMNDPEIVEFDF
- a CDS encoding HesB/IscA family protein, yielding MITVTEIAKNKIIELKSKEGITENHGIRVAVEGGGCSGLMYDLQFDGEQRPTDHVFEDNGIKVFVDKKSLLYLIGTELDFSDGLNGKGFQFKNPNATRTCGCGESFSV
- a CDS encoding MlaD family protein, which translates into the protein MANPQASEKTSAKVGLFILIGILILAAGILTLGTMRKTFITRIDATATFESVNGLTKGNNVWFAGVKVGTVRSITFTPDSKVKVDFSIEEESQKFIKQDAMVRVSSDGLIGNPIILISGGSADAPMIDKGHQFKVEKEESTQEMMKTLQANNKNILSITEDLKHLVADIRAGQGSIGKLMKDEAMYANLTKSLATVEAATRELKQGAEGLASLSTKLNTQGNLVNSIATDKEIYPSIKQTITTLQVASDNLKQTSLAAKQMVDNLEQTSKTINKMTSNTTSPVGVLLHDEKTANDIKGTISNLESSSEKLNQNLEALKHNILFRRYFKKQAKEQDVKK
- a CDS encoding MlaE family ABC transporter permease, with the protein product MGSRQNLFSPKIDKWLINFKDGFDFVVLFFKETFSRDFEFKEFINQCYRIGNSSLLLISLTGFVTGFVFTKQSRPSLESFGATSWLPSLVTIAIIRALAPLVTSLICAGKVGSSIGAELGSMKVTEQIDAMEVSAVNPIRFLVVTRVLASTVTIPLLSFYCALMSMTGAFLNVTTNEDTNLSAFLEQAFNNIVFLDFWTAIIKAVSYGFTIGIVGCYKGYNATNGTLGVGKAANASVVMSMFLIFIEEVFIVQVTNWFR
- a CDS encoding PspC domain-containing protein, yielding MVKKLYRTEGSEKMVFGVCGGIAKYIGVDAALIRILWAILTIFGIGTPILIYIIMTFIIPRESQMKA